One region of Thermus thermamylovorans genomic DNA includes:
- a CDS encoding aldehyde ferredoxin oxidoreductase C-terminal domain-containing protein, producing the protein MWRSLRLDLSAHKAYWQAVAPEEVAYGGRYRTGQLLLEREAWRFDPLSPENPLAFAIGPLAGTGFSNANRTSVGARSPLTLGIKEANGGGTFGYALGQMRLSHLLLEGASPGWVVLRITREGQVFFDPAEDLLGLGNFEAARKLFAAYGRRIAFALLGPVGEYGGLLSGIAFSDTDGRPSRLAARGGVGAVMGAKRVKAIVVEVPGKAEVWDKPKVTGAVRRYAELLRQDPLVMQFYNAIGTMGMADFQNAFGGLPVRNFREGRLAPPEDFRMGGQHIAPLNRARGGKHTHACMPGCVIGCSNVIVDERGEEVVSPLEYETIGLLGTNCGLTDPDQLARLNRLANDLGVDTIETGATLALFMEKGEADWGDYAFMEARLKALYTPSEEARFLAQGAARVGEALGLKRVPVIKRQAISAYDPRVVEATGITMMVTAQGADHTAGNAPRLETRAMPVEEILEASYQAQVNAAANDALGLCVFGGSVTNKQVAFIAESVNAALGTNLSPSFWHGLGEGVLRLEHRFNHLAGFSHEDDRLPRFFYEEPVPPKGHTARFRPEDLSLLYDRLHQGS; encoded by the coding sequence GTGTGGCGGTCTTTGCGGCTTGACCTTTCGGCGCACAAGGCCTACTGGCAAGCGGTGGCCCCGGAGGAGGTGGCCTATGGCGGGCGCTACCGCACGGGGCAGCTCCTCCTGGAACGGGAGGCCTGGCGCTTTGACCCCCTTTCCCCGGAGAACCCCCTGGCCTTCGCCATCGGTCCTCTGGCGGGCACGGGCTTTTCCAACGCCAACCGCACCAGCGTGGGCGCCCGTAGCCCCCTCACCCTGGGCATCAAGGAGGCCAACGGGGGCGGCACCTTCGGCTACGCCCTGGGGCAGATGAGGCTTTCCCACCTGCTCCTCGAGGGGGCAAGCCCCGGCTGGGTGGTCCTCCGCATCACCCGGGAGGGCCAGGTCTTCTTTGACCCGGCGGAGGACCTCCTCGGCTTAGGGAACTTTGAGGCCGCGCGGAAGCTTTTCGCCGCCTACGGGCGGAGGATCGCCTTCGCCCTCCTGGGCCCTGTGGGGGAGTACGGGGGCCTCCTTTCGGGCATCGCCTTCTCCGACACGGATGGCCGCCCCTCCCGTCTGGCCGCCCGGGGGGGCGTGGGGGCGGTGATGGGGGCTAAGCGGGTCAAGGCCATCGTGGTGGAGGTGCCGGGGAAGGCGGAGGTCTGGGACAAGCCCAAGGTCACCGGGGCCGTCCGCCGCTATGCGGAGCTTTTGCGCCAGGACCCCTTGGTGATGCAGTTCTACAACGCCATCGGCACCATGGGCATGGCGGACTTCCAAAACGCCTTCGGCGGCCTTCCCGTGCGCAACTTCCGCGAGGGAAGGCTGGCCCCGCCCGAGGACTTCCGCATGGGCGGGCAGCACATCGCCCCCCTCAACCGGGCCCGGGGGGGCAAGCACACCCACGCCTGCATGCCGGGGTGCGTGATCGGGTGTTCCAACGTGATCGTGGACGAAAGGGGAGAGGAGGTGGTCTCCCCCCTGGAGTACGAGACCATCGGCCTCTTGGGCACCAACTGTGGCCTCACCGACCCGGACCAGCTCGCCCGCCTCAACCGCCTGGCCAACGACCTGGGGGTGGACACCATCGAAACCGGGGCCACCCTGGCCCTTTTCATGGAAAAGGGGGAGGCGGACTGGGGGGACTATGCCTTTATGGAGGCCAGGCTCAAAGCCCTCTACACCCCAAGCGAGGAGGCCCGCTTCCTGGCCCAGGGCGCGGCCCGGGTGGGGGAGGCTCTAGGCCTCAAGCGGGTTCCCGTGATCAAGCGCCAGGCCATCTCCGCCTACGACCCCCGGGTGGTGGAGGCCACGGGGATCACCATGATGGTCACCGCCCAGGGGGCGGACCACACCGCGGGAAACGCCCCGCGCCTGGAAACCCGGGCCATGCCCGTGGAGGAGATCCTCGAGGCCAGCTACCAGGCCCAGGTGAACGCCGCCGCCAACGACGCTCTGGGCCTTTGCGTCTTCGGGGGGAGCGTCACCAACAAGCAGGTGGCGTTCATCGCGGAAAGCGTGAACGCCGCCCTGGGCACAAACCTGTCCCCTTCCTTCTGGCACGGGCTCGGGGAAGGGGTTTTGCGCCTGGAGCACCGCTTCAACCACCTGGCGGGCTTCAGCCACGAGGACGACCGCCTTCCCCGCTTCTTCTACGAGGAGCCCGTGCCCCCCAAGGGCCACACCGCCCGCTTCCGCCCCGAGGACCTTTCTCTCCTCTACGACAGGCTCCACCAGGGGTCGTAA
- a CDS encoding ABC-ATPase domain-containing protein, with amino-acid sequence MPSVSCLDDLPVFLQALEGRPYPAYKDLKGVWRGEDLDLRFVYVQGDPFATPSVLEVRYPPRLLEPLWVHTRPEGKVAVEDFLLRALRARLRGLGAGGSGRSGEVRVEVESPKVLKRAGAHLAPEGLFLRFRVGLPAAGRRILGKEAERLFRALVGHLRGLLPELDRAALLRHVRQAEDFAFLQERLPERGLVAFVGEGAILPRESGVSQRPLRGAVPFQSPPALRVAFRVPHAGEVVGMGIPQGLTLITGGGFHGKTTLLEALVHGVFPHVPGDGREWVVTEATAQRVQSEDGRSVRGVDLRPFVHDLPRGQDTSFFSTEDASGSTSLAAGILEALELGARLLLLDEDTSATNLLVRDARMQALVRRETLTPLIDRVGDLRALGVSLVLVVGGVGDYLELADTVILMEEYRPQEVTAEARRVAAARPTGRTYGEPRYPLRPVDRAPLPQSFDPSRGRKARVKGRGLRELLYGEEVVDLSALDLFEGGQVRALGGLFRRLQGLADGRKPLRLLAEEVLRGEDLFALEEAPELAGLRPLDLGAAANRLRALEVRQVEG; translated from the coding sequence ATGCCCTCTGTGTCCTGCCTGGACGATCTTCCTGTCTTCCTGCAGGCCCTCGAGGGCCGCCCCTATCCCGCCTACAAGGACCTGAAGGGGGTCTGGCGCGGGGAGGACCTGGACCTGCGCTTCGTCTACGTGCAGGGGGATCCCTTCGCCACCCCCAGCGTCTTGGAGGTGCGCTATCCGCCCCGGCTCCTGGAGCCTTTGTGGGTCCACACCCGGCCTGAGGGGAAGGTGGCGGTGGAGGACTTCCTCCTCAGGGCCCTCAGGGCCCGCCTCCGCGGCCTAGGCGCCGGGGGCAGCGGCCGCTCGGGGGAGGTGCGGGTGGAGGTGGAAAGCCCCAAGGTGCTGAAGCGCGCGGGGGCTCACCTCGCCCCGGAGGGGCTTTTTCTGCGCTTCCGCGTGGGCCTGCCCGCGGCGGGGCGGCGCATCCTGGGCAAGGAGGCGGAAAGGCTTTTCCGCGCCTTGGTGGGCCATCTCCGCGGGCTTCTTCCGGAGCTGGACCGGGCCGCGCTTCTTCGCCACGTGCGCCAGGCGGAGGACTTCGCCTTCCTCCAGGAGCGCCTCCCTGAGCGGGGCCTCGTGGCCTTCGTGGGGGAAGGGGCCATCCTTCCCCGGGAAAGCGGGGTGAGCCAGAGGCCCCTCCGGGGGGCGGTTCCCTTCCAAAGCCCCCCCGCCTTGCGGGTGGCCTTCCGGGTGCCCCACGCGGGCGAGGTGGTGGGCATGGGGATCCCCCAGGGCCTTACCCTCATCACCGGCGGGGGCTTCCACGGGAAGACGACCCTCCTCGAGGCCCTGGTCCACGGGGTCTTCCCCCACGTGCCTGGGGACGGGCGGGAGTGGGTGGTGACCGAGGCCACCGCCCAGCGGGTGCAGTCCGAGGACGGGCGGAGCGTCAGGGGCGTGGACCTCAGGCCTTTCGTCCACGACCTCCCCCGGGGGCAGGACACCTCCTTTTTTTCCACCGAGGACGCCTCCGGCTCCACCAGCCTGGCGGCCGGGATCCTGGAGGCCCTGGAGCTCGGGGCGCGCCTCCTCCTCCTGGACGAGGACACCTCCGCCACCAACCTCCTGGTGCGGGACGCCCGCATGCAGGCCCTGGTGCGCCGGGAAACCCTCACCCCCCTCATAGACCGGGTGGGGGACCTCAGGGCCTTGGGGGTGAGCCTGGTCCTGGTGGTGGGGGGCGTGGGGGACTACCTGGAGCTGGCGGACACGGTGATCCTCATGGAGGAGTACCGCCCCCAGGAGGTCACGGCGGAGGCCCGACGGGTGGCGGCGGCCCGCCCCACGGGCCGCACCTACGGGGAACCCCGCTACCCCTTGCGCCCCGTGGACCGGGCCCCCTTGCCGCAAAGCTTTGACCCCAGCCGGGGTAGAAAAGCCCGGGTCAAGGGGCGGGGCCTGCGGGAACTCCTCTATGGGGAGGAGGTGGTGGACCTCTCCGCCCTGGACCTCTTCGAGGGAGGCCAGGTGCGGGCCCTGGGGGGCCTTTTCCGCAGGCTCCAGGGCTTGGCGGATGGTCGGAAGCCCCTCCGCCTCCTGGCGGAAGAGGTCCTGAGGGGGGAAGACCTCTTCGCCCTGGAGGAGGCGCCGGAGCTCGCCGGGTTGCGCCCCTTGGACCTGGGGGCGGCGGCGAACCGCTTGCGGGCTCTGGAGGTGCGGCAGGTGGAGGGCTAA
- the pxpB gene encoding 5-oxoprolinase subunit PxpB: MEGFYLVFGEGLSEEANRRAQALARALLKAPPRGLWEAVPAYGTLYLELDPRLLARGRLLRLLPVPEEGGEEGRVVEVPLRYDGEDLLEVAARTGLPPEEVRRRHQTPLYRVYALGFTPGFPFLAPVDEALRLPRRAHPRPRVPAHAVAMAGPQTGIYPLPSPGGWHLLGTALVAVYDPHREEPFLLRPGDRVRFREAAGPTPKEPEPWELLPEAPRLPAFRVEEPGLLDLVVDRGRFLAGHLGLARSGPLDPRSASLANRLLGNPPGAPLLEVAYRGPVLTALGDLVAAGAGYGFALLLEGEEVALGRSFLWRKGRSLRFVPRGQGVRAYLAVAGALEARPFLGSASPDLRGRIGRPLRAGDVLGLGEERPVRPGMAFAQVPLPYPFRLRLLPGPQFTEEAWRAFLAAPFRVARADRMGVELAGPEVPGGEGLSEATPLGGVQVPPSGRPLVLLVDKGSLGGYAKPVRVDPRDLWLLGQVWPGAELFFTSERNREINHMGTRIPWA; the protein is encoded by the coding sequence GTGGAAGGGTTCTACCTGGTCTTCGGGGAGGGCCTCTCCGAGGAGGCCAACCGCCGGGCCCAGGCCCTGGCCCGCGCCCTCCTCAAAGCCCCTCCCCGGGGGCTTTGGGAGGCCGTACCCGCCTACGGCACCCTCTACCTGGAGCTTGACCCCCGCCTCCTTGCCCGGGGCCGCTTGCTGCGGCTTCTGCCGGTGCCGGAGGAGGGTGGGGAAGAGGGCAGGGTGGTGGAGGTGCCCCTCCGGTATGACGGGGAGGACCTGCTGGAGGTGGCCGCCCGCACCGGCCTCCCCCCGGAGGAGGTGCGGCGCCGTCACCAGACCCCCCTCTACCGGGTCTACGCCCTGGGCTTCACCCCAGGGTTCCCCTTCCTGGCCCCGGTGGACGAGGCCCTGCGCCTGCCCCGCCGGGCCCACCCCAGGCCCCGGGTGCCCGCCCACGCCGTGGCCATGGCCGGGCCGCAGACGGGGATCTACCCCCTGCCGTCCCCCGGAGGCTGGCACCTCCTGGGCACCGCCCTGGTGGCGGTTTACGACCCCCACCGGGAAGAGCCTTTTCTCCTCCGCCCCGGGGACCGGGTGCGCTTCCGCGAGGCGGCGGGCCCCACCCCCAAGGAGCCGGAGCCCTGGGAGCTTCTTCCCGAGGCCCCCAGGCTTCCCGCCTTCCGGGTGGAGGAGCCGGGCCTTTTGGATCTGGTGGTGGACCGGGGGCGCTTCCTCGCGGGGCACCTGGGCCTGGCCCGCTCCGGGCCCCTGGACCCGCGCTCGGCAAGCCTGGCCAACCGCCTGCTGGGAAACCCCCCGGGTGCGCCCCTCCTGGAGGTGGCCTACCGCGGGCCTGTGCTCACCGCCCTCGGGGACCTGGTGGCGGCGGGGGCGGGGTACGGGTTCGCCCTCCTCCTGGAAGGGGAGGAGGTGGCTTTGGGGCGGAGCTTTCTCTGGCGCAAGGGGCGCTCCTTGCGGTTCGTGCCCCGGGGCCAAGGGGTGAGGGCCTACCTGGCGGTGGCGGGGGCCCTCGAGGCCCGTCCCTTCCTGGGCTCGGCCTCCCCCGACCTCCGGGGCCGCATCGGCCGCCCCTTACGGGCTGGGGATGTGCTGGGGCTTGGGGAGGAACGGCCCGTCCGTCCGGGGATGGCCTTCGCGCAGGTTCCCCTGCCGTACCCCTTCCGCCTTCGCCTTCTTCCTGGGCCGCAGTTCACGGAGGAGGCCTGGAGGGCCTTCCTCGCCGCGCCCTTCCGGGTGGCCCGCGCGGACCGCATGGGGGTGGAGCTCGCGGGCCCCGAGGTGCCGGGGGGGGAGGGGCTTTCCGAGGCCACTCCTCTGGGCGGGGTACAGGTGCCTCCTTCGGGCCGGCCGCTGGTCCTCCTGGTAGACAAGGGGAGCCTGGGAGGCTACGCCAAGCCGGTGCGGGTGGACCCGCGGGACCTGTGGCTTTTGGGCCAGGTCTGGCCTGGTGCAGAGCTTTTTTTCACTAGCGAACGAAATCGTGAAATAAACCACATGGGAACACGGATCCCCTGGGCGTAG
- a CDS encoding thiolase family protein, giving the protein MPEAWIVEALRTPIGKHGGALAGVRPDDLLAHALAALMERSGVPKEAVEDVYAGCANQAGEDNRNVARMALLLAGFPVEVAGCTVNRLCGSGLEAVAQAARALWAGEGQVYIGAGVESMSRAPFVVPKGERPFPTGNQVMYDTTLGWRLVNPRMQALYGTESMGETAENLAEMYGIPREEQDRFALLSHQKALRAWDEGRFREEVVPVPVRRGKEETLVAVDEGPRRDTSLERLAQLRPVFREGGTVTAGNSSPLNDGAAAVLLVSDGYAKAHGLKPLARIRALAVAGVPPRIMGIGPVPATKKALERAGLSLDDIGLIELNEAFAAQSLAVLREWGLDMEDPRLNPNGGAIALGHPLGASGARILTTLVHEMGRRDVPFGLATMCIGVGQGIALVVERL; this is encoded by the coding sequence GAGGGGCCCTGGCCGGCGTGCGCCCCGACGACCTTCTGGCCCACGCCCTGGCTGCCCTCATGGAACGGAGTGGGGTACCCAAGGAGGCGGTGGAGGACGTCTACGCGGGTTGCGCCAACCAAGCCGGGGAGGACAACCGCAACGTGGCCCGCATGGCCCTTCTCCTCGCAGGCTTCCCCGTGGAGGTGGCGGGCTGCACCGTGAACCGCCTTTGCGGCTCGGGCCTCGAGGCCGTGGCCCAGGCCGCCCGGGCCCTCTGGGCCGGGGAGGGACAGGTCTACATCGGGGCCGGGGTGGAGTCCATGTCCCGGGCCCCCTTCGTGGTGCCCAAGGGGGAAAGGCCCTTCCCCACCGGCAACCAGGTGATGTACGACACCACCCTGGGCTGGCGGCTGGTGAACCCCAGGATGCAGGCCCTCTACGGCACGGAGAGCATGGGGGAAACCGCGGAGAACCTGGCGGAGATGTACGGGATCCCCCGGGAGGAACAGGACCGCTTCGCCCTCCTCTCCCACCAGAAGGCCCTCCGGGCCTGGGACGAGGGCCGCTTTCGGGAAGAGGTGGTCCCGGTGCCTGTGCGGCGGGGCAAGGAGGAAACCCTGGTGGCGGTGGACGAGGGCCCCAGGCGGGACACCTCCCTGGAACGCCTGGCCCAGCTCCGGCCCGTCTTCCGGGAAGGGGGCACGGTGACCGCGGGGAACTCCAGCCCCCTGAACGACGGGGCAGCGGCGGTCCTCCTGGTTTCCGACGGCTACGCCAAGGCCCACGGCCTCAAGCCCCTGGCCCGCATCCGGGCCCTGGCCGTAGCCGGGGTGCCTCCCCGGATCATGGGCATCGGGCCGGTTCCCGCCACCAAGAAGGCCCTGGAGCGGGCGGGGCTTTCCCTGGACGACATCGGCCTCATCGAGCTCAACGAGGCTTTCGCCGCCCAGAGCCTGGCGGTCCTGAGGGAGTGGGGGCTGGATATGGAAGACCCCCGCCTGAACCCGAACGGGGGGGCCATCGCCCTGGGCCACCCCCTGGGAGCCTCGGGGGCCCGGATCCTCACCACCCTGGTCCACGAGATGGGGCGGCGGGACGTCCCGTTCGGGCTGGCCACCATGTGCATCGGGGTGGGCCAGGGGATTGCCCTGGTGGTGGAGCGGCTTTAG
- a CDS encoding aminotransferase class III-fold pyridoxal phosphate-dependent enzyme, with translation MDLKTLHKRHVLTPWVAQGGHEAPVVVRGEGVWLYDREGRRYLDLSAGLVAVNLGHAHPKLVRAIAEQAARLAYAAPGLFHDGRALLGKALSDLAPWPEGGRVFFTPSGTEANEDALKFVRHLTGRPKVLAAYRSFHGATHASASLTGENRRWPAEPGVPGVVHFFAPYPYRSPFFTEDPKEEAWRALEHLERVLLHEDPQRVAAIFLEPVVGSNGVIVYPEGYLEGVRALCDRHGILLVFDEVMTGFGRVGAAFAAERFRVVPDLITFAKGVTSAYVPLGGVLVREGLARFFDEHPLPTGHTYSGHPLAVAAGLAALEAYREEGIFARVRSLEGFFREALASLVAQHPLVGEVRGLGAFYALELVKDRKSKEPLSPWHAPPSPPMRALLRALLGEGVYLMAKHNVLLVAPPLTIREEEFLEGVERLSRALWQVEVEAL, from the coding sequence ATGGATCTGAAAACCCTGCACAAGAGGCATGTCCTCACCCCCTGGGTGGCCCAGGGAGGCCACGAGGCCCCGGTGGTGGTCCGGGGGGAGGGGGTCTGGCTCTACGACCGGGAAGGGCGCCGCTACCTGGACCTCTCCGCGGGCCTGGTGGCGGTGAACCTGGGCCACGCCCACCCTAAGCTGGTGCGGGCGATTGCGGAGCAGGCCGCAAGGCTCGCCTACGCCGCCCCGGGCCTCTTCCACGACGGGCGGGCCCTCCTGGGGAAGGCCCTCTCCGACCTCGCCCCCTGGCCCGAGGGGGGCCGGGTCTTCTTCACCCCTTCGGGCACGGAGGCCAACGAGGACGCCCTGAAGTTCGTCCGCCACCTCACCGGGCGGCCCAAGGTGCTCGCCGCCTACCGGTCCTTCCACGGGGCCACCCACGCCTCGGCCAGCCTCACCGGGGAAAACCGCCGCTGGCCGGCGGAGCCGGGGGTGCCGGGGGTGGTGCACTTCTTCGCCCCTTACCCGTACCGGAGCCCCTTTTTCACGGAGGATCCCAAAGAGGAGGCGTGGCGGGCCCTGGAGCACCTGGAAAGGGTCCTCCTCCACGAGGATCCCCAGCGGGTCGCGGCCATCTTCCTGGAGCCGGTGGTGGGCTCCAACGGGGTCATCGTCTACCCGGAAGGGTACCTGGAGGGGGTGCGGGCCCTTTGCGACCGGCACGGCATCCTCCTGGTCTTCGACGAGGTGATGACCGGTTTTGGCCGCGTGGGGGCGGCCTTTGCCGCGGAGCGCTTCCGGGTGGTGCCCGACCTCATCACCTTCGCCAAGGGGGTCACCTCCGCCTACGTGCCCCTGGGCGGGGTGCTGGTGCGGGAGGGCCTGGCCCGCTTTTTTGACGAGCACCCCTTGCCCACAGGGCACACCTACTCGGGCCATCCCCTGGCGGTGGCCGCGGGGCTCGCCGCCCTCGAGGCCTACCGGGAGGAGGGGATTTTTGCCCGGGTCCGCTCCCTGGAGGGCTTTTTCCGGGAGGCCCTGGCCTCCCTGGTGGCCCAGCACCCCCTGGTGGGGGAGGTGCGGGGGCTAGGGGCCTTCTACGCCCTGGAGCTGGTCAAGGACCGAAAGAGCAAGGAGCCCCTCTCCCCCTGGCACGCCCCCCCCAGCCCCCCCATGCGGGCCCTCCTCCGGGCCCTCCTGGGGGAGGGGGTCTACCTCATGGCCAAGCACAACGTACTCCTCGTGGCCCCGCCCCTCACCATTCGGGAGGAGGAGTTCTTGGAGGGTGTAGAGCGGCTTTCCCGCGCCCTCTGGCAGGTAGAGGTGGAAGCCCTCTGA
- a CDS encoding selenium-binding protein SBP56-related protein — MALWRPDPTFYPTPRAAAKAPPEELAYVVFLNADRSQPDAIQVVDVNPASSTYGQVVGQAPMPYAGGELHHFGWNACSSMLCPGAPHPHLERRYLVVPDIKTSHIAILDTRPDPTRPQVVKVIPPEELHERTGYSRPHTVHCGPEGIYISALGGPEGQGPGGILILDHETFEPLGRWEIDRGGQYLHYDFWWHLGYDVLLSSEWGTPEMVEGGVLGEALLQGQYGRRLHLWDLQGRRLLQTLDLGPENQMVLELRPAHDPTRAYGFVNVVLSLKDLSSSIWLWYRQNGSWQVRKVIEIPAEPAEAEALPEILRPFGAVPPLVTDIALSVDDRFLYVACWGTGELRQYEVSDPFRPRLTGRLEIGGILRKAGHPQAPGPLNGGPQMVEVSRDGRRVYFTNSLYLPWDAQFYPEGIRGFMAKALAHPEGGLAWDEGFFLDLGPHRAHQIRLQGGDASSDSYCFP, encoded by the coding sequence ATGGCCCTTTGGCGACCCGACCCCACCTTCTACCCCACCCCCCGGGCGGCGGCCAAGGCCCCGCCGGAAGAGCTGGCCTACGTGGTCTTCCTGAACGCCGACCGCAGCCAGCCCGACGCCATCCAGGTGGTGGATGTGAACCCCGCCTCCTCCACCTACGGCCAGGTGGTGGGACAGGCCCCAATGCCCTATGCAGGAGGGGAGCTCCACCACTTCGGCTGGAACGCCTGCAGCTCCATGCTCTGTCCCGGGGCCCCCCACCCCCATCTGGAAAGGCGCTACCTGGTGGTCCCCGACATCAAGACCTCCCACATCGCCATCCTGGACACCCGGCCCGACCCCACCCGCCCCCAGGTGGTCAAGGTCATCCCCCCGGAGGAGCTCCACGAGCGCACCGGGTACAGCCGCCCCCATACCGTCCACTGCGGCCCCGAGGGGATCTACATCTCCGCCCTGGGGGGCCCCGAGGGCCAAGGTCCCGGGGGGATCCTGATCCTGGACCACGAGACCTTCGAACCCCTGGGCCGCTGGGAGATCGACCGAGGGGGGCAGTACCTGCACTACGACTTCTGGTGGCACCTGGGGTACGACGTCCTCCTTTCCAGCGAGTGGGGCACCCCGGAGATGGTGGAGGGGGGCGTCCTGGGGGAGGCCCTCCTCCAGGGGCAGTACGGCCGCCGCCTGCACCTTTGGGACCTGCAGGGGAGGCGGCTCCTGCAAACGCTGGACCTGGGCCCCGAGAACCAGATGGTCCTGGAGCTCCGCCCCGCCCACGACCCTACCCGGGCCTACGGCTTCGTGAACGTGGTCCTCTCCCTAAAGGACCTCTCCAGTTCCATCTGGCTCTGGTACCGGCAAAACGGCTCTTGGCAGGTGCGGAAGGTCATCGAGATCCCCGCGGAGCCCGCGGAGGCGGAAGCCCTGCCGGAGATCCTCAGACCCTTTGGGGCCGTACCCCCCCTGGTCACCGACATCGCCCTAAGCGTGGATGACCGCTTCCTCTACGTGGCCTGCTGGGGCACAGGGGAGCTCCGGCAGTACGAGGTCTCCGATCCCTTCCGCCCCCGGCTCACCGGCCGGCTGGAGATCGGGGGCATCCTCCGCAAGGCGGGCCACCCCCAGGCCCCCGGGCCCTTAAACGGCGGCCCCCAGATGGTGGAGGTGAGCCGGGACGGGCGCCGGGTCTACTTCACCAACTCCCTCTACCTTCCCTGGGACGCCCAGTTCTACCCCGAGGGCATCCGGGGCTTTATGGCCAAGGCCCTGGCCCACCCCGAGGGGGGGCTGGCCTGGGACGAGGGGTTCTTCCTGGACCTCGGGCCCCACCGGGCCCACCAGATCCGCCTCCAGGGCGGGGATGCCTCCAGCGACTCCTACTGCTTCCCCTGA
- a CDS encoding acyl-CoA dehydrogenase family protein: MKTRFYSQGEDHYALDPDLKAVLDTFSPGLPEEALSSFGRLVGEEVLEVAHHVDQDAPPRLQMHDLDGNRIDRALLSPAQASLLEKLRPMVRPAYEGRGWPLHYAFGYLLADGGLYCILTITHQVAYALHKYAPEHEGVKRELLYGKAFGATWMTEIQGGSDLGANRTLARGEGTAWRLHGGDKYFASGAGLADYAIVTARPEGAPPGPKGLALFLLPREVEGRLNFTVRRFKEKLATRAVPSGEVELEGSLAHLIGQAEEGIYYTLENLTVSRLANAAAAMGIAKKAHLEALFRVRRRTAFGKPLLQHDLIQQDLLWMRLRQAGGTALAFWAVAAFDRAWEERPPYSEAYHLARLLSHLAKGRTAEHAAAITQLAMELFGGLGFLEEYGVARWHREALITPIWEGPANIQALDMLEAILKKRAHEPFLELIKASPQALAHAEGALRRLAQEGPWYAKEALRRLADAAAIYALERVGQEPFPELARLYARAFLEGETLPPSAQRPELYDPWWSLS, from the coding sequence ATGAAGACCCGCTTTTACAGCCAAGGCGAGGACCACTACGCCCTAGATCCGGACCTAAAAGCGGTACTGGACACCTTCTCCCCTGGGCTCCCTGAGGAGGCGCTCTCCAGCTTCGGCCGCCTCGTGGGGGAAGAGGTGCTGGAGGTGGCCCACCACGTGGACCAAGACGCCCCACCCCGCCTGCAGATGCACGACCTGGACGGGAACCGCATCGACCGGGCCCTCCTCTCCCCCGCCCAAGCCAGCCTTTTGGAGAAGCTCCGTCCCATGGTCCGCCCCGCCTACGAGGGCCGGGGCTGGCCCCTCCACTACGCCTTCGGCTACCTGCTGGCGGACGGGGGGCTTTACTGCATCCTCACCATCACCCATCAGGTGGCCTACGCCCTCCACAAGTACGCCCCCGAGCACGAAGGGGTCAAGCGGGAACTCCTCTACGGAAAGGCCTTCGGGGCCACCTGGATGACGGAGATCCAGGGAGGAAGCGACCTGGGGGCGAACCGCACCCTGGCCCGGGGGGAGGGCACGGCCTGGCGGCTCCATGGGGGGGACAAGTACTTCGCCTCGGGGGCGGGCCTGGCGGACTACGCCATCGTCACCGCCCGGCCGGAAGGGGCCCCCCCTGGCCCCAAGGGCCTGGCCCTCTTCCTCCTGCCCCGGGAGGTAGAGGGGCGGCTCAACTTCACCGTGCGCCGCTTCAAGGAGAAGCTGGCCACCCGGGCGGTGCCCTCGGGGGAGGTGGAGCTGGAAGGGAGCCTCGCCCACCTCATCGGCCAGGCGGAGGAGGGGATCTACTACACCCTGGAAAACCTCACGGTGAGCCGGCTGGCCAACGCGGCCGCTGCCATGGGCATTGCCAAGAAGGCCCACCTCGAGGCCCTCTTCCGGGTAAGGAGGCGGACGGCCTTCGGAAAGCCCCTCCTCCAGCACGACCTCATCCAGCAGGACCTCCTCTGGATGCGCCTGCGTCAGGCAGGAGGCACCGCCTTGGCCTTTTGGGCGGTGGCGGCCTTCGACCGGGCCTGGGAGGAGCGGCCGCCCTACAGCGAGGCTTACCACCTGGCGAGGCTCCTTTCCCACCTGGCCAAGGGGCGCACCGCGGAGCACGCCGCCGCCATCACCCAGCTGGCCATGGAGCTCTTCGGGGGCCTGGGCTTTTTGGAGGAGTACGGGGTGGCCCGCTGGCACCGGGAGGCCCTCATCACCCCCATCTGGGAGGGCCCGGCCAACATCCAGGCCCTGGACATGCTGGAGGCCATCCTCAAAAAGCGGGCCCACGAGCCTTTCCTGGAACTTATCAAGGCAAGCCCCCAGGCCCTGGCCCACGCGGAAGGGGCCCTAAGGCGCCTGGCGCAGGAAGGCCCCTGGTACGCCAAGGAGGCCCTGCGCAGGCTGGCGGACGCCGCCGCCATTTACGCCCTGGAGCGCGTGGGGCAAGAACCCTTTCCCGAGCTGGCCCGGCTCTACGCCCGGGCCTTCCTGGAAGGGGAAACCCTGCCCCCCTCCGCCCAAAGGCCTGAGCTTTACGACCCCTGGTGGAGCCTGTCGTAG